A single genomic interval of Coccidioides posadasii str. Silveira chromosome 1, complete sequence harbors:
- a CDS encoding uncharacterized protein (EggNog:ENOG410PZH6), with product MATPRSQSTDSAEPCAQLSIDLLNSVNNTTRYREPHSFPTVVLRRGQPRRNKPRDIYSIPPEDSLASTTRSVDMLSPPLGGRRRLRRRATATNPRSATSNGGHYLRSSPRKRRTDTPPPRRQKEAFVLSDASSDDERVGGGIEDVSVAQKQEEEDITMQSIPRRKSRRAATNGDGGSAARRGAYSDPDTSYQPSDEDGDSENEVSTQDQEHNEGRSDLQINFQQGVSPRVEAESIEIPDEMEDIQQVDERGRTLDDGARSFSDVESIYGLGDDEYFVEASHVFEQEKNWSALISEARELIKEANSKRIGVYSRRSIRLLGNIWDAREIYTESMGVRQDRDDDSQMTAKENEILQTISARIMKLPIRKPANLEDEQSLLSMVHEIHGYIIPAAIGLLQNCLMAHFLEGRLSDKGIDQLVQILRLFSEVCDHTNPSDYPPSVQFPDRLKTVRILFRFLLYVFQTQQGKK from the coding sequence ATGGCTACTCCACGATCTCAAAGCACCGACAGCGCAGAGCCTTGTGCACAGTTATCCATTGACCTCCTCAACAGTGTTAACAATACCACCCGCTATCGAGAACCGCATAGCTTCCCGACCGTAGTTTTACGACGCGGCCAACCGAGGAGGAACAAGCCACGGGACATTTACTCCATACCTCCCGAAGATAGTTTGGCTTCAACGACGCGATCTGTTGACATGCTATCACCCCCTCTGGGTGGAAGACGACGTCTTCGCCGGCGGGCGACCGCGACGAATCCCCGTTCTGCGACCAGTAATGGCGGCCACTACTTGCGATCCTCCCCGCGGAAGCGAAGAACGGATACCCCGCCTCCTAGGCGCCAAAAAGAAGCGTTTGTTTTGAGTGACGCTAGCAGTGATGACGAGCGTGTTGGTGGTGGAATTGAGGATGTTTCGGTAGCGCaaaaacaagaagaagaggacaTCACTATGCAATCCATCCCCCGAAGGAAATCAAGAAGAGCAGCCACAAACGGTGATGGCGGAAGTGCGGCGCGGCGGGGCGCTTACAGCGATCCGGATACATCGTATCAACCATCGGACGAAGATGGAGATAGTGAAAATGAAGTTTCCACTCAAGATCAAGAGCACAACGAGGGTCGATCCGATCTTCAAATCAACTTCCAGCAGGGCGTGAGCCCTAGGGTGGAGGCTGAGTCAATTGAAATCCCCGATGAAATGGAAGATATCCAACAAGTTGATGAGCGAGGGAGAACCCTAGATGACGGCGCCAGAAGTTTTAGCGACGTTGAAAGCATCTACGGACTGGGAGACGATGAATATTTCGTAGAGGCTAGCCATGTGTTCGAGCAAGAGAAGAACTGGTCTGCCCTCATCTCTGAAGCTAGAGAGTTGATAAAGGAAGCGAATTCCAAGAGAATCGGCGTTTACAGTCGCCGCTCGATCCGACTACTTGGGAACATATGGGATGCGAGGGAAATCTATACTGAGAGTATGGGAGTACGGCAAGATCGTGACGATGACTCGCAAATGACGGCTAAAGAGAATGAAATCCTTCAAACCATATCTGCGAGAATCATGAAGTTACCAATTAGGAAACCTGCCAACCTCGAGGACGAACAGAGCCTTCTGTCGATGGTCCACGAGATCCATGGATACATCATTCCAGCAGCAATTGGCTTGCTTCAAAATTGTTTGATGGCGCATTTCCTGGAGGGCCGTCTTTCCGACAAAGGTATCGACCAATTGGTTCAGATACTTAGATTGTTCTCTGAGGTGTGCGACCACACAAACCCGAGTGATTATCCACCCTCTGTCCAATTTCCCGATCGCCTGAAGACCGTGAGGATCCTGTTTAGGTTTCTATTATATGTCTTTCAAACACAACAAGGTAAAAAGTGA
- the RRD1 gene encoding Serine/threonine-protein phosphatase 2A activator 1 (EggNog:ENOG410PJ68~COG:D,T~BUSCO:6506at33183) yields MMEDTFGASFLQPLDPAARHSFKTPSKQINDHQDVTTFLSSLAYKDIITFVLQLNRAMVPSKILENGMQKIQMWQLASDAIEFSEPVRRLQLLLTRLESIIDEVPPDTGPRRFGNVSFRKWYQEMEARAETIMDECLPSEVLESGGEDPEAVTAKMELMAYFTGSFGSSQRLDYGTGHELSFVAFLGCLWKLNAFAKSEPGVEERGIVVGVIEPYLKLVRRLITTYTLEPAGSHGVWGLDDHSFIPYILGSAQLAPAIAPSDRTPIEGSIDGAPKTSDVTKPSIVERERRTNLYFSAIGFIYDVKKGPFWEHSPMLYDISGIKDGWGKINKGMIKMYNAEVLSKFPVVQHFPFGSLFRWERDPNAAAPLPSPHLSSRPQPSQTMAPPLSGSSPVADASTRAPWATTSSSFPQGTAQSSLGPTGPGYGGLRNQAVPQDGSTHLPPPTQAPWAMKAQRSREKDPDITTKAPWAKK; encoded by the exons ATGATGGAAGACACATTTGGCGCTTCCTTCCTCCAGCCCCTGGACCCCGCAGCCCGCCACTCCTTCAAAACGCCCTCCAAACAAATCAATGACCACCAAGATGTTACGACATTCCTTAGCTCCCTTGCATACAAAGACATCATAACATTCGTCCTCCAGCTCAATCGAGCAATGGTGCCTTCTAAAATTCTAGAGAATGGTATGCAAAAGATCCAAATGTGGCAGCTTGCGTCGGACGCTATCGAGTTCTCTGAGCCAGTCAGACGATTGCAACTTTTACTAACGCGGCTGGAGTCCATAATCGACGAAGTACCTCCGGACACGGGGCCACGGAGATTTGGGAATGTCAGCTTCCGAAAATGGTACCAGGAAATGGAAGCAAGAGCAGAAACTATAATGGACGAATGCCTACCCTCCGAAGTACTAGAGTCTGGAGGTGAAGATCCGGAAGCAGTCACAGCTAAAATGGAGTTGATGGCATATTTTACTGGAAGTTTTGGAAGTTCTCAGCGACTCGATTATGGGACAGGACATGAATTGAGCTTTGTGGCCTTTCTTGGCTGTCTTTGGAAACTGAACGCGTTCGCCAAAAGTGAACCCGGAGTGGAAGAAAGGGGCATTGTTGTTGGTGTTATTGAGCC GTATCTCAAACTCGTCCGTCGCCTTATCACCACTTACACACTCGAACCTGCCGGGTCCCATGGGGTCTGGGGACTGGATGACCATTCATTCATCCCATACATACTTGGCTCGGCTCAATTAGCTCCAGCAATCGCACCATCCGACAGAACACCGATCGAAGGGTCTATAGATGGTGCCCCCAAAACTAGTGATGTCACCAAGCCCAGCATCGTCGAGCGAGAAAGAAGGACCAACTTGTATTTCTCGGCCATTGGGTTCATTTACGATGTGAAGAAGGGGCCATTTTGGGAACACAGCCCTATGCTGTACGATATCTCCGGAATTAAAGATGGCTGGGGCAAAATCAACAAG GGGATGATCAAGATGTACAACGCAGAGGTTTTGTCCAAATTCCCTGTTGTTCAGCACTTTCCTTTTGGATCTCTATTTCGATGGGAACGAGATCCGAACGCTGCTGCTCCTCTTCCGTCCCCCCATCTCTCTAGTCGTCCTCAGCCGTCACAGACGATGGCCCCGCCTTTGAGTGGCTCAAGCCCTGTCGCGGATGCAAGTACCCGAGCCCCTTGGGCGACAACATCATCTAGTTTTCCTCAAGGGACAGCCCAGTCGAGTCTCGGACCTACAGGGCCCGGTTATGGGGGTCTACGCAATCAAGCCGTGCCACAAGATGGCTCAACACACCTTCCCCCACCGACTCAGGCTCCTTGGGCCATGAAAGCGCAGAGGAGCCGCGAAAAAGACCCCGATATAACGACCAAGGCGCCTTGGGCCAAGAAGTGA
- a CDS encoding uncharacterized protein (EggNog:ENOG410PGCJ~COG:S~BUSCO:9370at33183), with protein MQGFNMGRYVPPDQEGVLSGNKLAGKHPLGSRARHLHTTGALIVRFEMPFPIWCSTCQPKDSVLIGQGVRFNAEKKKVGNYYSTPIYSFRMKHGPCGGWIEIRTDPKNTEYVVTEGARRKVASELGKGEYEEDGVAEIRVTLPGEEKDAEDPFARLEGKVVDKSKYMTAQTRMEELLKRQARDWEDPYEKSRNLRRVFRAERKAREAAQEKAEAIKDKMGLGIELVEETEADSIQAAMVDFGSPPSGAINGLSARARTRALFESELQRSFSETSSISSSHEQKKKISAQKQTSKMIAKRKALLQRELRGNTKAMMDPFLDEVDESWRPGSRKRRKEENGTKSSQNGLETEIVATHDATDDIHSEIVKSNGGDETTLPESSPNAPRGNGLALVNYGSDTE; from the exons ATGCAAGGCTTTA ATATGGGACG ATATGTCCCTCCCGACCAAGAAGGCGTCCTTTCGGGGAATAAGCTGGCCGGAAAGCACCCTCTTGGGTCTCGCGCTCGCCATCTGCACACCACTGGCGCTTTAATCGTGCGGTTCGAAATGCCATTTCCCATATGGTGCTCCACTTGCCAACCGAAGGACTCCGTGCTAATTGGGCAAGGGGTGAGGTTCAATGctgagaaaaagaaagtcGGGAATTACTATTCCACGCCCATATATAGCTTTCGAATGAAACACGGTCCCTGTGGCGGGTGGATCGAGATTAGGACAGATCCCAAGAATACTGAGTATGTTGTTACGGAGGGTGCCCGGAGAAAGGTTGCTAGCGAACTTGGGAAGGGCGAATACGAAGAAGATGGTGTTGCGGAGATAAGAGTGACACTTCCTGGGGAAGAGAAGGATGCTGAAGATCCGTTTGCCAGGCTGGAGGGAAAAGTGGTGGACAAGTCGAAATATATGACTGCGCAGACTCGAATGGAAGAATTATTAAAGAGGCAAGCCAGAGACTGGGAGGATCCCTATGAGAAATCGAGGAACCTTAGGCGAGTATTTCGGGCTGAGAGGAAAGCAAGAGAAGCAGCACAGGAAAAGGCCGAAGCGATCAAGGATAAGATGGGGTTGGGAATTGAGTTGGTGGAGGAGACTGAGGCAGATAGTATCCAAGCGGCCATGGTTGATTTTGGCTCGCCTCCTTCCGGTGCCATCAACGGGCTTTCAGCGCGGGCACGGACAAGGGCGCTATTTGAGTCGGAACTTCAACGATCGTTTTCCGAAACATCTTCCATAAGCAGTTCCCAtgagcagaagaaaaagatcTCAGCTCAAAAACAAACTTCGAAGATGATCGCGAAGCGAAAAGCATTATTACAGCGAGAGTTAAGGGGAAATACGAAAGCAATGATGGATCCTTTTCTTGACGAAGTGGACGAAAGCTGGCGGCCTGGAAGTCGAAAGCGGaggaaagaagagaatgggACGAAAAGCAGCCAGAATGGCCTTGAGACTGAGATTGTCGCAACCCATGACGCCACCGACGATATCCACAGTGAGATAGTGAAGAGCAATGGAGGTGACGAGACAACACTTCCGGAATCTTCTCCAAATGCACCAAGAGGGAATGGGTTGGCGTTGGTTAATTATGGTTCTGATACGGAATAA
- a CDS encoding uncharacterized protein (CAZy:GH3~SECRETED:SignalP(1-23)~EggNog:ENOG410PG84~COG:G~BUSCO:1566at33183) — protein MSPTIWIATLLYWFAFQARKSVAAPPGVGALDDRAELPDGFHSPPYYPAPKGGWVPEWEEAYSKAHTVVSKMTLAEKVNLTTGTGFLMGPCVGQTGSALRFGIPRLCLQDGPLGLRNTDHNTAFPAGISVGATFDKKLMYERGCAMGEEFRGKGANVHLGPSVGPLGRKPRGGRNWEGFGSDPSLQAIAAAETIKGVQSKGVIATIKHLVGNEQEMYRMTNIVQRAYSANIDDRTMHELYLWPFAESVRAGVGAVMMAYNDVNGSASCQNSKLINGILKDELGFQGFVMTDWYAQIGGVSSALAGLDMSMPGDGSVPLSGTSFWASELSRSILNGTVPLDRLNDMVTRIVATWFKFGQDKDFPLPNFSSYTQNAKGLLYPGALFSPLGVVNQFVNVQADHHKLARVIARESITLLKNEDNLLPLDPNRAIKVFGTDAGTNPRGINACPDKGCNKGVLTMGWGSGTSNLPYLVTPEDAIRNISKNAEFHITDKFPNNVQPGPDDVAIVFVNADSGENYIIVESNPGDRTVAQMKLWHNGDELIESAAKKFSNVVVVVHTVGPIIMEKWIDLPSVKSVLFAHLPGQEAGNSVADILFGDFSPSGRLPYTIPKAESDYPNSVSLINQPFGQIQDTFTEGLFIDYRHFQKENITPRYHFGYGLSYTTFNFTEPRLESVTTLSEYPPARKPKGRTPTYSNDIPPASEVAWPKNFDRIWRYLYPYLDNPSAIKPKPGYPYPEGYTTKPQPDPRAGGSEGGNPALWDVAFSVSIKATNTGKKPGRAVAQLYVELPTDDEHPTPKLQLRQFEKTATLEPGQSEVLKMEITRKDVSIWDTMVQDWKVPATGKGIKLWIGASVGDLKAVCETGKGKSCHVLN, from the exons ATGTCGCCCACAATTTGGATTGCGACACTCCTTTATTGGTTCGCCTTCCAAGCCCGCAAATCAGTCGCAGCGCCGCCAGGCGTAGGGGCTCTCGACGACCGAGCCGAGCTTCCGGATGGCTTCCATTCTCCTCCGTACTATCCCGCTCCCAAGGGGGGCTGGGTGCCGGAATGGGAAGAGGCTTATTCCAAAGCCCATACCGTCGTTTCCAAGATGACCTTGGCCGAAAAGGTGAATCTCACCACTGGAACGGGATTCTTGATGGGCCCCTGCGTGGGCCAGACTGGAAGCGCCCTTAGGTTTGGAATTCCAAGACTCTGTCTGCAGGACGGCCCGCTGGGACTTCGAAATACAGATCACAACACTGCTTTCCCGGCAGGCATTTCGGTGGGAGCTACATTTGACAAGAAGCTTATGTATGAGCGAGGCTGTGCTATGGGGGAGGAATTTCGTGGAAAGGGCGCAAATGTTCATCTAGGACCCAGCGTTGGACCGCTTGGCCGTAAACCCCGTGGTGGACGAAACTGGGAAGGGTTCGGGTCGGATCCCTCACTCCAAGCTATCGCTGCCGCCGAGACAATCAAAGGTGTCCAGAGCAAGGGTGTCATCGCCACGATCAAGCATCTAGTAGGAAACGAGCAAGAGATGTATAGAATGACTAACATTGTACAACGAGCGTACTCTGCGAACATAGATGACCGAACGATGCACGAACTTTACCTGTGGCCTTTTGCTGAATCTGTTAGAGCGGGAGTGGGAGCTGTCATGATGGCTTACAACGAT GTAAACGGGTCGGCTAGCTGTCAAAATAGCAAGCTTATCAACGGCATCTTAAAGGATGAACTCGGCTTCCAGGGTTTTGTTATGACCGACTGGTATGCTCAGATTGGAGGTGTCTCTTCCGCCCTGGCCGGTTTGGACATGAGCATGCCTGGAGATGGTTCTGTACCCTTATCAGGCACTAGCTTTTGGGCGTCGGAACTTTCGCGTTCTATTCTGAATGGGACAGTACCTCTGGATCGTCTTAATGATATG GTGACAAGGATAGTTGCAACCTGGTTCAAATTTGGGCAAGACAAAGATTTTCCTCTGCCAAACTTCTCCTCCTACACGCAAAATGCTAAAGGGCTGCTCTACCCTGGAGCACTATTTTCTCCCCTCGGAGTTGTGAACCAGTTCGTTAACGTTCAGGCTGACCACCACAAATTGGCTCGAGTCATTGCTCGGGAGTCCATTACTTTGTTGAAGAATGAGGACAATCTGCTGCCGCTCGACCCGAATCGCGCCATAAAAGTATTCGGAACAGATGCCGGCACCAACCCCAGGGGTATTAATGCCTGTCCCGATAAAGGTTGCAACAAAGGCGTATTAACGATGGGATGGGGGAGTGGAACTTCTAACTTGCCTTACCTGGTCACGCCTGAGGATGCAATCAGAAACATCTCCAAGAACGCAGAGTTCCACATTACGGACAAATTTCCTAACAATGTCCAACCCGGACCGGATGATGTTGCCATTGTCTTTGTGAACGCAGACTCAGGCGAAAATTATATCATTGTTGAAAGTAACCCAGGAGACCGAACAGTAGCACAGATGAAACTCTGGCATAACGGAGACGAACTTATCGAATCTGCAGCGAAGAAATTCTCAAACGTGGTTGTCGTCGTTCATACCGTCGGCCCAATTATCATGGAGAAGTGGATTGACCTTCCTTCGGTCAAGAGTGTCCTGTTTGCCCATCTTCCAGGACAAGAAGCTGGAAATTCTGTTGCTGATATCTTGTTCGGAGACTTCAGTCCGAGTGGCCGCCTCCCATATACGATACCGAAAGCAGAATCGGATTATCCGAATAGCGTGTCTCTTATCAACCAACCTTTCGGCCAAATCCAGGACACTTTCACAGAAGGGCTGTTCATCGACTATCGGCATttccaaaaagaaaacattACTCCTCGATATCATTTTGGTTATGGTCTTTCGTACACAACATTTAATTTCACAGAGCCGCGTCTGGAGAGCGTTACTACACTTAGCGAGTATCCTCCCGCCCGCAAACCGAAAGGCAGGACACCGACATACTCCAACGATATCCCACCTGCTTCAGAAGTGGCCTGGCCCAAAAACTTTGACAGGATCTGGCGCTATCTCTACCCGTATCTCGACAACCCGTCGGCTATCAAGCCAAAGCCAGGATACCCATATCCCGAAGGCTATACAACCAAACCTCAACCTGATCCTCGCGCTGGTGGGTCCGAAGGCGGTAACCCGGCGCTATGGGATGTTGCGTTCTCGGTTTCCATTAAAGCTACTAATACTGGAAAGAAACCCGGTCGTGCCGTTGCTCAATTATACGTGGAACTTCCCACTGATGACGAACATCCTACCCCGAAATTACAGCTCAGACAGTTCGAAAAGACAGCTACGTTGGAACCTGGACAGAGTGAAGTCCTGAAGATGGAGATTACAAGAAAGGATGTGAGTATCTGGGATACGATGGTTCAGGATTGGAAGGTTCCTGCAACTGGAAAGGGGATAAAGCTTTGGATTGGGGCAAGTGTTGGAGACCTAAAAGCTGTATGCGAGACGGGGAAGGGAAAGAGTTGCCATGTTTTAAATTAG
- a CDS encoding uncharacterized protein (SECRETED:SignalP(1-21)~EggNog:ENOG410PSVF~COG:S), protein MTRKLVIGFLTLAASSFSVHAKQNLEGCTTTTTLNSFSQAVTVWYLPDTGEVCEILDCGGGRAPVKYTVPGCAAYTGTETYSPSFLTFSTDTPSETSAANLASTTEAALASPQPAQTGVSTVGPGQATNSPGVTSAASTTSVLETRSATATDAPATQTTNAASGLVLGSRMVAGVVAAAGVALL, encoded by the coding sequence ATGACCCGCAAACTCGTTATCGGATTCCTTACTCTAGCCGCAAGCTCCTTCTCGGTGCATGCGAAGCAAAACCTCGAAGGCTGCACAACCACAACCACGTTGAATTCGTTCAGCCAAGCAGTCACAGTATGGTATCTGCCCGATACCGGCGAGGTGTGCGAAATCCTCGATTGCGGCGGTGGGCGCGCCCCGGTCAAGTACACTGTTCCTGGCTGTGCGGCCTACACGGGCACGGAGACGTATTCCCCGAGCTTCCTGACTTTTTCCACCGACACTCCTAGCGAAACGAGCGCCGCGAATTTGGCCAGCACAACGGAAGCCGCCCTTGCCTCACCCCAGCCTGCGCAGACCGGAGTGTCGACGGTAGGCCCCGGCCAAGCGACTAATTCTCCAGGTGTGACAAGCGCCGCGAGCACAACCAGCGTGTTGGAAACTAGGTCCGCGACCGCAACCGACGCGCCAGCTACCCAGACAACAAATGCAGCTTCGGGTTTAGTTCTCGGAAGTAGGATGGTGGCCGGCGTCGTTGCCGCTGCTGGCGTCGCATTGTTGTGA
- a CDS encoding uncharacterized protein (BUSCO:280937at4751~EggNog:ENOG410PJXP~COG:S~BUSCO:9645at33183): MPKRKREESNEAPAIDLEAQRLTIRAARLEQKIEHGIQQIHRALKTARGFERQKLGRRQKHAQSKNENALLSRLSEEVQALKSLDLLEVSRKHLIKQLMKTKRIAESIVFTQLDISKQHVFNGKKEGPEANVTARLFSSNPVKAVIPGIMDGIRGLLGLENAKPPTHRPSTGEKSSQTLKMAAPKAQPRIETPGVNPEDVSMDEEGNDFDFSQFDDRLASSSGSESEDDDGNTVQRREERRYDPIEDLSLSPTPSTTDSKSPPATVVKSSKSSKATQKPSTTTFLPSLTMGGYWSGTESDAEDDIAAAAIAPRKNRMGQQARRKLWEKKFGANANHVRKQAESRNRDSGWDLRRGAMSQEDIGRGRGKGGKFRGQFKTHDEPSTQNERPRNPRGVVKRDQDQGPLHPSWEAAKKAKEKKNPVHIGVIGGTGLRELPGFTQVASLTITTPWGSPSSPITVLHHTCSTTGKTIPIAFLSRHGLHHQFAPHEVPSRANIAALRSIGVRSIIAFSAVGSLQEAIKPRDFVIPDQVIDRTKGVRPWTFFEGGAVSHVGFADPFDEGLAKIVRACGHSLEGEGVVLHDRGTLICMEGPQFSTRAESNLYRTWGGSVINMSCLPEAKLAREAEIAYQMICMSTDYDCWHSCEEDVTVEMVMGNMNSNAVNARRFIGAVLDELTKDQHHDLAWGKHLEGTVKMGLSTVPSQMDAEAVTKLSWLFPGYFKN, from the exons ATGCCGAAGCGCAAGCGTGAAGAGTCTAATGAAGCTCCGGCGATCGATCTTGAGGCACAAAGACTCACTATTCGAGCGGCTCGCCTAGAGCAGAAAATCGAGCACGGAATTCAGCAAATACACCGCGCACTGAAAACTGCGCGAGGATTTGAACGCCAAAAATTGGGAAGGCGTCAAAAACATGCACAGTCAAAGAATGAAAATGCTTTGCTATCTAGATTATCGGAGGAGGTTCAGGCGTTGAAG TCTCTAGACCTGCTGGAAGTATCAAGAAAGCACCTAATCAAGCAGCTTATGAAGACAAAGCGGATTGCCGAGTCGATAGTTTTTACACAATTAGATATCTCGAAACAACATGTTTTTAACGGGAAAAAGGAGGGGCCCGAAGCAAACGTCACGGCGCGACTATTTAGTTCTAATCCTGTTAAGGCTGTGATTCCGGGGATAATGGATGGAATTCGAGGACTTCTAGGTCTAGAGAATGCCAAACCACCAACTCATAGACCTTCCACCGGTGAGAAGTCGTCACAGACTCTTAAAATGGCAGCTCCAAAAGCACAACCACGAATAGAGACACCTGGCGTCAACCCAGAAGACGTGAGCATGGATGAAGAAGGGAATGATTTCGATTTCTCCCAGTTTGATGACCGCCTAGCTTCGTCATCTGGGTCAGAAAGCGAAGATGACGACGGCAACACGGTTCAAAGACGAGAAGAGAGACGGTACGATCCAATTGAAGACCTTTCACTCTCACCAACGCCATCAACGACGGACTCGAAGTCACCACCAGCCACGGTGGTTAAAAGTTCCAAGTCTTCCAAAGCCACCCAAAAACCATCTACAACGACATTCCTACCATCTCTCACCATGGGCGGCTATTGGTCAGGGACGGAATCTGATGCCGAAGATGACATAGCAGCGGCTGCCATTGCGCCTAGAAAGAACCGAATGGGCCAGCAGGCCCGGCGCAAGCTTTGGGAGAAGAAGTTTGGCGCCAATGCGAACCATGTGCGCAAGCAGGCAGAAAGCAGAAATCGTGATAGTGGTTGGGACTTGCGCCGGGGTGCTATGtctcaagaagatattggaaGGGGACGTGGGAAAGGCGGAAAGTTCCGAGGTCAATTTAAAACTCATGATGAACCCAGCACTCAAAACGAGCGTCCTAGAAACCCTCGGGGCGTGGTGAAACGAGATCAGGACCAGGGGCCTCTCCATCCTTCGTGGGAGGCGGCAAAAAAGGCTAAGGAGAAAAAGA ACCCCGTCCACATCGGCGTCATCGGCGGGACCGGCTTGCGCGAGCTCCCAGGGTTCACCCAGGTAGCCAGCCTCACCATAACAACGCCATGGGGCTCACCTTCATCTCCTATCACTGTCCTCCATCACACCTGTTCTACAACGGGTAAAACTATCCCAATCGCATTTCTCAGTCGACACGGCCTCCATCATCAATTTGCACCACATGAAGTACCCAGCCGGGCGAATATTGCCGCCCTCAGGTCCATCGGCGTTAGAAGTATCATTGCCTTTTCTGCCGTGGGCAGTCTGCAAGAGGCGATAAAACCCAGGGATTTTGTCATTCCTGATCAAGTAATTGATCGAACAAAGGGAGTCAGGCCGTGGACCTTCTTCGAAGGAGGAGCCGTGTCGCATGTAGGCTTCGCCGACCCATTCGACGAGGGCCTCGCGAAGATCGTGAGGGCCTGTGGGCATAGTTTGGAGGGCGAAGGTGTGGTGCTCCACGATCGTGGAACGTTGATTTGCATGG AGGGACCGCAATTCAGCACCCGTGCAGAGAGCAATCTGTACCGCACCTGGGGTGGCAGTGTGATCAACATGTCCTGCCTCCCTGAAGCAAAGCTTGCTCGCGAAGCCGAGATCGCCTACCAGATGATTTGCATGTCAACGGACTATGATTGCTGGCATTCCTGCGAAGAAGACGTGACGGTGGAGATGGTAATGGGTAACATGAATTCAAATGCCGTCAACGCTCGACGGTTCATCGGCGCTGTTCTCGACGAGTTGACGAAAGATCAGCACCATGATCTTGCTTGGGGAAAGCACCTCGAAGGAACAGTCAAAATGGGCTTGAGTACCGTGCCGAGTCAGATGGACGCCGAAGCGGTAACAAAATTATCCTGGCTCTTCCCTGGATACTTCAAAAATTGA
- the NUO31 gene encoding NADH-ubiquinone oxidoreductase 30.4 kDa subunit, mitochondrial (EggNog:ENOG410PGKA~COG:C~BUSCO:11073at33183), producing MASTRSMLRLAASRHLAYARPARAARLFSSIPALQEAKVVSGSPLPNPRDESRPPIETLNRPVVNPADKYAEKSKELHTYGEYLMSCLPKYIQQFSVWKDELTIYIPPTGVIPVISFLKDHTAAEYKQVSDITAVDFPTREYRFEVVYNLLSVRHNSRIRVKTYADEATPVPSITSLYDGAVWYEREVYDLFGVFFVGHPDLRRIMTDYGFDGHPLRKDFPLTGYTEIRYDEEKKRIVVEPLELTQAFRNFEGGTSAWEQIGQGTDRKPDQFKLPTPKPEEKEEPKK from the exons ATGGCGTCGACAAGGTCAATGCTGCGACTGGCCGCCAGTCGCCATCTGGCTTATGCTAGACCTGCCAGGGCTGCGAGGCTTTTCTCTAGCATACCAGCTTTGCAAGAAGCGAAAGTCGTCTCGGGCAGCCCGCTTCCAAACCCCAGAGATGAGAGCCGTCCCC CTATTGAGACTCTGAACCGCCCCGTCGTGAACCCTGCCGACAAGTACGCGGAGAAGTCAAAGGAGCTCCACACCTACGGCGAATACCTCATGTCCTGCCTACCAAAATATATCCAGCAATTCTCCGTTTGGAAAGACGAATTAACTATTTATATTCCACCTACCGGCGTCATCCCCGTCATCTCCTTTTTGAAGGATCATACCGCTGCAGAATATAAGCAGGTTTCGGATATCACTGCAGTCGACTTCCCAACCCGCGAATACCGCTTTGAAGTTGTCTACAACTTGCTTAGCGTTCGCCACAACTCCCGGATAAGAGTTAAGACGTACGCAGATGAAGCAACTCCCGTTCCCAGCATTACCTCGTTGTACGACGGTGCGGTTTGGTATGAACGGGAGGTATATGACCTTTTCGGTGTATTTTTCGTCGGACACCCGGATCTTAGAAGAATCATGACAGATTATGGCTTTGATGGACATCCGCTGCGGAAGGACTTCCCTCTTACAGGTTACACCGAAATCAGATATgatgaagagaagaagagaatcgTCGTTGAGCCACTAGAATTGACACAGGCTTTCCGGAATTTCGAGGGTGGAACATCAGCCTGGGAACAGATTGGCCAGGGTACCGATAGAAAACCGGACCAG TTCAAACTGCCGACTCCCAAACCTGAGGAAAAGGAGGAGCCAAAAAAATAG